A stretch of Salvelinus alpinus chromosome 4, SLU_Salpinus.1, whole genome shotgun sequence DNA encodes these proteins:
- the LOC139572262 gene encoding uncharacterized protein — MESWECHQMKIIKANNTAEHSGPTQWTNTVDQHSGPTQWTNTVDQHSGPTQWTNTVDQHSGPAQRTNTADQHSGPTQWTSTVDQHSGTTQWTSTVDQHSGPTQWNNTVDQHSGPTQWTNTVEQHSGPAQWTNTVDQHSGTTQWTNTVEQHSGTTQWTNTVEQHSGPTQWTNTVDQHSGPTQWTNTVDQHSGTTQWNNTVDQHSGPTQWNNTVDQHSGTTQWTNTVDQHSGTTQWTNTVEQDSGPAQWTNTVDQHSGPAQWTNTVDQHSGPTQWNNTVDQHSGPTQWTSTVDQDSGTRQWTSTVDQHSGPTQWTNTVDQHSGPTQWTNTVDQHTGPAQWTNTVDQHSGTTQWTNTVDQHSGPAQWTNTVDQHSGPAQWTNTVDQHSGPTQWTSTVDQHSGPTQWTNTVDQHSGPTQWTNTVEQHSGTTHVILISQP, encoded by the coding sequence CTAACAACACAGCCGAACACAGTGGACCAACACAGTGGACCAACACAGTGGACCAGCACAGTGGACCAACACAGTGGACCAACACAGTGGACCAACACAGTGGACCAACACAGTGGACCAACACAGTGGACCAACACAGTGGACCAGCACAGCGGACCAACACAGCGGACCAACACAGTGGACCAACACAGTGGACCAGCACAGTGGACCAACACAGTGGAACAACACAGTGGACCAGCACAGTGGACCAGCACAGTGGACCAACACAGTGGAACAACACAGTGGACCAGCACAGTGGACCAACACAGTGGACCAACACAGTGGAACAACACAGTGGACCAGCACAGTGGACCAACACAGTGGACCAACACAGTGGAACAACACAGTGGACCAACACAGTGGAACAACACAGTGGAACAACACAGTGGACCAACACAGTGGAACAACACAGTGGACCAACACAGTGGACCAACACAGTGGACCAACACAGTGGACCAACACAGTGGACCAACACAGTGGACCAGCACAGTGGAACAACACAGTGGAACAACACAGTGGACCAGCACAGTGGACCAACACAGTGGAACAACACAGTGGACCAACACAGTGGAACAACACAGTGGACCAACACAGTGGACCAACACAGTGGAACAACACAGTGGACCAACACAGTGGAACAAGACAGTGGACCAGCACAGTGGACCAACACAGTGGACCAACACAGTGGACCAGCACAGTGGACCAACACAGTGGACCAACACAGTGGACCAACACAGTGGAACAACACAGTGGACCAACACAGTGGACCAACACAGTGGACCAGCACAGTGGACCAAGACAGTGGAACAAGACAGTGGACCAGCACAGTGGACCAGCACAGTGGACCAACACAGTGGACCAACACAGTGGACCAACACAGTGGACCAACACAGTGGACCAACACAGTGGACCAGCACACTGGACCAGCACAGTGGACCAACACAGTGGACCAGCACAGTGGAACAACACAGTGGACCAACACAGTGGACCAACACAGTGGACCAGCACAGTGGACCAACACAGTGGACCAACACAGTGGACCAGCACAGTGGACCAACACAGTGGACCAACACAGTGGACCAACACAGTGGACCAGCACAGTGGACCAACACAGTGGACCAACACAGTGGACCAACACAGTGGACCAACACAGTGGACCAACACAGTGGACCAACACAGTGGAACAACACAGTGGAACAACACATGTGATATTAATTAGTCAGCCTTAA